The following coding sequences are from one Pararge aegeria chromosome 13, ilParAegt1.1, whole genome shotgun sequence window:
- the LOC120629043 gene encoding uncharacterized protein LOC120629043 — translation MENLASIEHSISALTEHFNARMAEFQRVIQTSIPATSPNSNVAAQFGAFRVFVLTSLESLQLQVQVLSKQCDNMETRTRRKMLLLHGVPEVQKESLPATVAEALSSNLSMPELTEAKLSYCKRLGQLKDGKARVVLIKFCDLSIRNQVWFSKKQLKGTGVTLSEFLTKERHDAFQAARQKFGVSRCWTRDGSIIVLGADGKRHRVFSVAEVKLIGVKSGDIPMATTSAASDQASAIASASVVPVHSYAAVPSSKTVKPQVEKPRRAVRR, via the coding sequence ATGGAGAATTTGGCATCCATTGAACACTCTATTTCTGCATTAACTGAGCACTTTAATGCACGAATGGCTGAGTTTCAGCGCGTCATTCAGACATCCATCCCAGCAACCAGTCCAAATTCCAATGTTGCAGCACAGTTTGGTGCATTTAGAGTATTTGTCTTGACATCACTTGAAAGCCTTCAATTACAAGTCCAGGTGCTCTCTAAGCAGTGTGATAATATGGAGACACGAACCAGGAGGAAAATGCTGCTGCTGCATGGTGTACCTGAAGTGCAAAAGGAGAGTTTGCCCGCAACAGTTGCGGAGGCATTGTCCAGCAATCTTAGCATGCCAGAACTGACCGAAGCCAAACTCAGTTATTGCAAGCGTTTGGGCCAATTAAAGGATGGCAAGGCTCGTGTTGTATTGATCAAGTTTTGTGACTTGTCTATCCGTAACCAAGTTTGGTTTTCAAAAAAACAGCTTAAAGGCACTGGGGTCACTTTATCCGAGTTTTTGACGAAGGAACGACATGACGCCTTTCAGGCAGCGAGGCAAAAGTTTGGAGTTTCTCGATGCTGGACGCGGGATGGGTCCATAATTGTTCTTGGCGCTGATGGTAAGCGCCATCGAGTTTTTTCAGTTGCAGAGGTGAAATTGATTGGAGTAAAGTCCGGTGATATCCCAATGGCAACCACGTCTGCCGCTTCGGATCAAGCTAGTGCTATAGCGAGTGCAAGTGTTGTGCCAGTGCATTCTTATGCTGCAGTTCCCTCGTCTAAAACAGTCAAGCCTCAGGTCGAAAAGCCTAGGCGAGCTGTTAGAAGGTAA